The Setaria italica strain Yugu1 chromosome VIII, Setaria_italica_v2.0, whole genome shotgun sequence genome includes the window TGGGCATCATATGTATGGCCAGAGGACCAGGTGCTGAACCGAGATTAGTAATCAGTTGTGGCATGGAAAGCTTGTTTTCAGAAGCAGCGACGATGCATGTGTGCGTTCAGTTGCGATCGAGCAAGCGTGCGCATCTTTTTCCCTTTCGTTTCGATTCGTTTGCCGGTTGCGGCAGGTTTTTTTATAGCATGCAGCACCTGCGCGTACGCACATGCTGTCTCCATGCTTGCCGAGAGAATCTTTACAGTGATCCAACGTCCCATCAAATTCAATGGCGCTAGCTCCTCCTTCCGGCCTGTCTCTGATCATTATGTCATATGGATCGATCGATGATATTTTACTACTTTCATGCAGCTCCCTGCTCTGCCTGTGTCTCCAGGTCAGGTGCACCACGCAGTCAGTCAGTTGCATGGCGACGACGAGTGAAGTGAAGGGGATGGACTAGCTGATGGAGGCACAGGCACCCAACAGTGCTACCATCCCATCCCATACCAAAACCCAGTTGCTCCCATCATCTCTTTCCTTAgtgggtgtttgggaacaccctattaaagtttaacacctgtcacatcggatgtttggatgctaattagaagtactaaatataaactaattacaaaactaattgcacagatggagtataattcgcgagatgaatctattaagcctaattagtccatgatttgataatgttgtgctacagtaaccatttgctaatgatggattaattaggcttaatagattcatctcgtgaattagcacaaggttctacaattagttttataattagcttatgtttagtcctcctaattagcatccgaacatccgatgtgacactgttaaagtttagcacctcgtatccaaacaacctATTACGAGTGCATGTGTGGACTTTGCAGAACAGGAGCGTATGGCACGGATGCCTCTTTTGTTGAGGCATGGGCGCATGGCAAAGGAAGAAGGGGAATAAAAGTAACACGCTTGGGTGTTCAATTCCATGCATGGTGGAACAGTTATCCAGCTCTTTTGGCGTATATTTTGAACCCTGCTCGCCCTGCTGTTTTGACCTATCCATGCATGAATGGGCCACGAACCTAGCAAATGCAACAACGCCAAAAAAACACATGCAAGCGTGCGTCAAAGGTTCATGGAAATGGGAGTGTGTGTAGTGCACAATCGGACCATGCATATAGGCATGCAGATCATGCTTCTGCAGCAGGCATACAGACTCTCATGTATCGGCCAGCGATTGCTTCAACTTGCTGGTACCCTCATCTCTGATGCATAAAAACAACAGATTAAAACATGTCTTCCTTGTTGTACGGTGTACAGTATATGAggaatccccccccccccccaccacacCCCGCTGGTAGGCCTTGGTCAGAATGTTGCAGGTTCACTACTTGCAAAATCAATCGTCCAAAGTAATTAAAAAAGAGCGAATGTCAATTTCAAAGAAGTAATAAATTCATATCTATCTATCTTATCTTACCAAATGATATCATTCTGTCATCCTAAATCATACATCATTTTATTATTTATACATTTATAATTcttactatgtatttagactACATCGGTGCATAACAAAATATATGAATCTATAAATGACAAAACAATCTACAGTTTAGCAAAagtgaggggagggagggggggaaTTATTGAGATGCACGCTCATGATGATGGGCATGGACTCCTGCAGTCCAGTAAAGCTGCTAAACTCGCAGCTCTGCCCGATTAACGAACCAAATAATTCGGAGCAGAGCTGAGGTCGCAGCTGCAGGCAGAGGCAGCCTGGGCTGCTGGTAGCCTGGTacgtagctgctgctgctgctgctacctgCAGGCAGGCCGGGCAGGAGGAGGTGTCACATCAAGACAGGCCATGACTTTTCCTTGCTACAtcagggccatgtttagttactcccaactcccaactttgacactatgcaaaaagaagattccccatcacatcaaacttgcggtacatgcatggagtactaaatgtagatgaaattaaaaactaattgcacagttttgttgtactttgcgagacgaatcttttgagcctaattagtcaatatttggacaataattcacaaatacaaacgaaacgctacagtgtgctacagtgctgtaacagtaatttggcacctcccaaattccccaactaaacacggcccagGTAGAGTAGAGCAGCTTGCCCCATGCTTTGGTCATTTGGTGagacttttctctttttttctctcccctTTTGTGTCAGCAGTCAGCAGTCACCGATCCATCTGCCCCGCCGCTCAGTCACCTCCGCAGCGTCTGCACGAGGGGACAGTACACACCACGTACCCCGTCCGATCCCTTTGCTGTCAGCAAAcggtagaaaaaaaataaaatgaaaacgCTACCTAATTGTTGAACTCAAGAACGGAAGAGAGGCCATGCTAACTTTAAGCAGGTTTGAGGCTGCTGAATAATGTAGCTAGCTTGAAACAAGGAAGATATATAAAATACATTACTTTCCCGAATAAATcttcaaaagggaaaaaaaataaaacaaactagATCCAGGattattttttcaaaaactATATCAGGAACGTGGTAAAATTGCAGTCAGCTTTTTGTAGCTACACGTGATAAATCGCGTTGCGAGTTTCGTGGCTTGTTGTGAGCTAATGGCTAATGCTAGTGATCATCAGTTCAAGCACAATAGCTGATGCTGGGATCATGGTTCATCAGTCGAGAGCTTCAGAACTGATGGGCGTCCAATGACCAATGGCAACAATGGCGGCGCCGTTGGCTGAAGCAAGCAGCGgagaagcatgcatgcatggtgaatGGCACATGAAactgagagagagaaaaatacaatctgtagagagagagagagagagagagagagagagagagagagagagagagagagagaataaagaaaagaaaagtgaaAATCAGCTTGGCTCAACATGTGGAAAGTCACACGTGCTCACACCTAGTACAGGCTACGGCATTCGTGATGCTTGGACGTTGTGCTTTGTGCAGGGATAGAGCTGCTGTAGTTGCGTTTCCTCCTGACTGGTGCTGACGGCGCACCGTTCGTTCAGCTTGCGTTGCGCACGCCCTTCCTCCCGTGGATGGCCCGGTTAAAACTTGCAGATGAGTATGGGCGACAAGGGACCTGGGCCCAAACTCGACTGGAGCCCGTACGGGCCTGTCCCAACAAGCAGGCCGGAATGGAGGTTATTCACGGGCTAATTAGCAGCGGAAGACCGGCCCATCAAAACCTGCTGCGACGGACGCGAGTGGGCCGATGTTTTcagtttcaagaaaaaaaacagcagaAGCAGGCCCTCTTCTGTCTGTTTGGTGCTGCTGCGCTGTCACCAGCCCATCGGATCGCTTTGTCCGTTTCCTTCTCGGTGACGGCAGCACGGCACCACCGTTCGTCGCACCCTCCAAATCGACACGAAACTGATGTTGAGACGAGCACGACGTCGTCGTAGCGTAGCTGCGTAGGATAGGAGCACTGCCGGGTCTGTTCCGCTCCATGTTTTCCTCTCCAAAACCTTAGCCCTCATCGACCGACCCATGAAGACGACGATCGGGCTCGTGGTcctcgcggccgccgtcgcggcggcggcggcgttcctaTCGTCCCTCGACGACTcgcggcgcgacgacggcgtgCCGGTGCTAGAGAtacgtggtggcggcggcttggaGCTGATCCCGTTGGACGGCGGCGCCACGGGGCCCGAGAGCGTGGCGTTCCACGACGCCACCGGCGACGGCCCGTACACGGGCGTGTCGGACGGGCGGGTCCTCAGGTGGCTCCCGGCCGAGCGCCGCTGGGTCGAGCACTCGTCCTCCTGCGCGCCGGAACTGTAAGTCCATCTTTCGCCTGCAATCCATCAGTTTTCTTCCAACCCGCTCTCTGTTGAACGACCTTCCATGACGCAATTCAGATGCTGCTAGTACAGTTGCGCTTTTGAATTGATTGGAATTGATGTCAGGTTGGGTGGTGCGACATCCATTGTGCAAAAAGCTGCTCTCGCTCTGGTCTTTGTCTCATCAAATCGTGTAATCGCCAAGATAATAAGTGGCGCCTGTCATCGCACCGATGAGGCCATGCAACCAAACACTGCAATCCTATCTCCTCTTGTCTCGATGCACGGTCACGTCGGCAGCCCCCAACCATATAGTACAGTACCCACATGAAAATGCAGCATGGTGGTGGACACACGCAGGTACAGCGTTTCAAGTGACGAGTTAAAACATCAGAGGAAATTAGCAGTTGCAACGGTGAGACAGCAACAGAACATGTACTGACGTACGAATTCAGTAGGACCGTCAGGCGGGACACCCGTCTCCCTCCCAGCGATTACCGTGGATCGGATCGGATGGCAGAGAGCCACGCGCATTAACGTCGTGCCAGTGGCTGCTCCACATCAGGCCACGCCCCATGCTCCATCCTCTGCTTACATATAGCTCAGAGGTCAGAGCCCTAGCTCGTCAGGTCAAGCAATGCCACGCTGGTAGTAGCTCACCTAAAGCAAATCTGCACCAGCCTGCGTCGTTGCACAGTGCACAATTTACTCTGCTGCCTCCCTGCTTCTTCTTCGTCTCCGTCTCTGGCGGCGATGCgcgcggaggtggtggtgctcgTCGCGGCCGCGGCCTTCCTGTCGCTCGACTCGCTCAGCGACGTCAGGCGGCTCGAGATAGGGAACGGTGACGTCGAGCTGGTCCCGCTCGACGGCGCCGCGGGGCCGGAGAGCATCGTCTTCGACAAGACCGGCGAGGGGCCGTACACGAGCGTGTCGGACGGGCGGGTCCTCAGGTGGCtggcggaggagcggcggtgggtggagcactcctgctcggcGCCGGAGCTGTAAGTGTGCTCATCTTTATCCATGCAAGGCTACTAGCCCTCCCTCTGTGTTCATCTCTGGTATCGTATACATGGTAGCTCTTGCGATGTGCAGTTCAAAGCTAACGGTTGGGCCGTATAAGTAACGCTGAAACTGGCATGATCTCGACATCCTCTCCGTGGAAACTGATTGAAAGGTTCTGGGCATAAATGACTCGATTTTGACATCATTCCCAGGGGCACAACAACATACAgtactcttttcttcttcttcttcttttgcccCTGGCAGTAGGATGCCATTCAGTTGGGCAGGTTCAGGGTTTCCCAGACTTGGAGTGAAGGATCCTAAGCCGAAAATTGTCAACCAAACCTGAGAAACCAGATAGCCTCTGATGCTATAAGTTTTCAGTATCTCTCTTTTGCTGATAATGAAGTAATGGTCTAATTCCAAGCACAGATAATGAGCAAGATAATACTCCAACCTTTTATGCCAATCTCCATCCATCATGGTAGCTCTCTGTTGCGCTCCCAGCAATGCAAACTCAAATATTCAAAGCTATGATTATGGTTGGGGCGTCAAATTAATGGTGCATAAAACACTGATCGTGCCATCTTCCCTGCTGAAAATGACTGAAGAACTCATCGTATGACTCCATCGGACACCATGTCTTGGACAGAGTACACCATGCCAATATTTTTTCTCTCCGGTCACCCACCTCACTGGTATGCAATTAATAAGGTTAAGTGAttttgcaatttggagttaaGGGTCCTAAGCTGTTAGCTGTATTCGAGCTACTTTCTTCTGTTAAGAAGAGGTGAAAGTGGCCAAGCCTTGTAGAATTTAGCTTCCGGTTCACTTTATTTTTAACTTTAATTTGCCTAATACtctattgataaaaaaaatacaaatcatATATTTTTTCGAGGATTCAAACTTTTATGACCAACCCCTGGTCAAATTATACTATGTATTAGTACATAAAAGTATGTTTCGAAATGCTATATCACACTGTTGTTTATGTAGCTATGATAGATATCCTTTGAGAGCAAACATGGTGAAAAGGTCTTATTTTTTACGTGGACGAAATAAGAAAAACATCCTTCTTCTTTGAGCAGTTTAATGATGTAAACAGAGAGCTGATTGATGATTGAGATGCAGTAAACAGTGTGCAGTAGTAGTCGATTATTCATTCTAGGCAAAGCACCGCAGCTCATTGATGTCTGTAATTAACAAGTGCAGGTTGGACAGTTGCAGAGGCTCTCAGGACCCGGGCCGGGAGCACGAGTGTGGGCGCCCACTGGGCCTCAAGTTCAACAACGAGACGGGGGAGCTGTACGTCGCGGACGCGTACCATGGGCTGAGAGTGGTCGGGCCGGATGATCACGTGTCCAGGCCGCTGGTGCCGGAGTGGCAAGGGAGCCGCCCGTTCAGCTTCGCCAACGGCATCGAGATCGACTACGAAACCGGAGCCATCTACTTCACCGAGACCAGTACAAGGTTTCAGAGAAGGTGAATGCATCATCTTGGAACTTTAAATTTATGTGCTTACTGTTTCCTTTTCACCTCAGTTTGATGATCTGAGGTGTCCATTGACCATGTTTACTGAAATTCATCTGCAGGGAGTTTTTGAACATTGTTATATCGGGTGACAATACTGGTAGATTGTTAAAATATGACCCAAAGAGCAATCAAGTGGAAGTCTTGGTTGATGGTTTATCTTTCGCCAATGGCTTGGCAATGAGCAAAGATGGCACATACTTGCTCCTAGTAGAAACCACAACCGGCAAGATTCTAAGGTACTGGATCAAGACACAAAAAGCTTCGATCCTAGAAGAAGTTGTGCAGCTACCTTGGTTTCCGGATAACATCAAGATGAGCCCCAGAGGAGGGTTCTGGGTTGGTCTCCATGCCAAGAGAGGGAAGATCGCCGAGTGGTCGATTTCTTACCCTTGGGTAAGGAGATTGATACTGAAGTTGCCGATGCGCCATGTCCAGCGTGCCTCCTGGCTCTTGAATCAGCTTGGCCGTCAGGTTATAGCGCTGAGGTTGAGCGAGGATGGGAAAACAATAGAGGCGGTTAGTGTTCACGGTGCTATTCAAAAGGTTTTCAAGTCAGTCAGCGAGGTGGAAGAAAGGAATGGAAGCTTATGGATTGGCTCTGTCATGTCACCTTTTCTTGGAGTATATAGATTGTAGAAGCATTTGGATTGTATGATTGAATATGCAACGTGTATATGCGTATATGGTAGTCGTTTAATAGAATAACATTATACACGTGTATATGCATATTTTTCCCACCATATAATCAAATTTATTTGCAATTATTCTCGGGTTTGGACTTAAAACCCCAAAACAAACTTTCCAAGCATGGGCCCAGTTCAGGATTGTGTGTTAGGGAAATTCAGGGCCGAGCTTGCCCAATGCATCATACATCATTGATCAGATGCTCATGATTTTTGGTATTTTTCAGTGTTACTAGGTTTTGGGCCAATGGCCCAGGTTAAGCCCAAATCACACGAGCTAAAAAGAAATCTTTACTGACTGAAACCTGGTTGTAGCAGCGATCAGTCATTGAGCcacgccaaaaaaaaaaatcactgtCTGATTGAAAATGGACAATCGACAGTAAAACATCAGCCTCCTCAGTCACAATTGTAAATAAAAATCTGTTGTTCTAGACTCTTCACCAATAGTCCGTATGGCAAGTGGCACAGCAACTCGTGCAGCAACTTGCACTGCTACTGCCTACTTTTGCCAAGAGAGGAGGTTTTGTCAAACGATAATGCACATAGAGGGGAAAAGTTAGGGAGAAAGTCAATGCTCACTTGTCACTTTGTTCATATGGAAAATGCACAAATATGCAATATTCTTTCTCTCCTttttaattttatttggataCTTTAAACAATTTCATAATTTGGCAAACTTGTACGAAAGATGGATCAAGGGCAATATTTGGGTTCAGCTGAAAACCATGAGGCAAATTTGAATGAAAATTCTCTAAATTGGACAACTTTTATGCGTTGTATGACTTTTTATGGATTCAATTTGACTCCAAAAAATGTGAGGAAATTTCAGCAATCTTCATTGCATTGGATCCGTTGCTTTGCCAAATTATCAATGCGCCATGTTCTGTATCAATTTTCGGTCTCAaattga containing:
- the LOC101767011 gene encoding protein STRICTOSIDINE SYNTHASE-LIKE 10 isoform X2; translation: MRAEVVVLVAAAAFLSLDSLSDVRRLEIGNGDVELVPLDGAAGPESIVFDKTGEGPYTSVSDGRVLRWLAEERRWVEHSCSAPELLDSCRGSQDPGREHECGRPLGLKFNNETGELYVADAYHGLRVVGPDDHVSRPLVPEWQGSRPFSFANGIEIDYETGAIYFTETSTRFQRREFLNIVISGDNTGRLLKYDPKSNQVEVLVDGLSFANGLAMSKDGTYLLLVETTTGKILRYWIKTQKASILEEVVQLPWFPDNIKMSPRGGFWVGLHAKRGKIAEWSISYPWVRRLILKLPMRHVQRASWLLNQLGRQVIALRLSEDGKTIEAVSVHGAIQKVFKSVSEVEERNGSLWIGSVMSPFLGVYRL
- the LOC101767011 gene encoding protein STRICTOSIDINE SYNTHASE-LIKE 10 isoform X1 translates to MKTTIGLVVLAAAVAAAAAFLSSLDDSRRDDGVPVLEIRGGGGLELIPLDGGATGPESVAFHDATGDGPYTGVSDGRVLRWLPAERRWVEHSSSCAPELLDSCRGSQDPGREHECGRPLGLKFNNETGELYVADAYHGLRVVGPDDHVSRPLVPEWQGSRPFSFANGIEIDYETGAIYFTETSTRFQRREFLNIVISGDNTGRLLKYDPKSNQVEVLVDGLSFANGLAMSKDGTYLLLVETTTGKILRYWIKTQKASILEEVVQLPWFPDNIKMSPRGGFWVGLHAKRGKIAEWSISYPWVRRLILKLPMRHVQRASWLLNQLGRQVIALRLSEDGKTIEAVSVHGAIQKVFKSVSEVEERNGSLWIGSVMSPFLGVYRL
- the LOC101767011 gene encoding protein STRICTOSIDINE SYNTHASE-LIKE 10 isoform X3; this translates as MTPSDTMSWTEYTMPIFFLSGHPPHWLDSCRGSQDPGREHECGRPLGLKFNNETGELYVADAYHGLRVVGPDDHVSRPLVPEWQGSRPFSFANGIEIDYETGAIYFTETSTRFQRREFLNIVISGDNTGRLLKYDPKSNQVEVLVDGLSFANGLAMSKDGTYLLLVETTTGKILRYWIKTQKASILEEVVQLPWFPDNIKMSPRGGFWVGLHAKRGKIAEWSISYPWVRRLILKLPMRHVQRASWLLNQLGRQVIALRLSEDGKTIEAVSVHGAIQKVFKSVSEVEERNGSLWIGSVMSPFLGVYRL